Proteins encoded together in one Lathyrus oleraceus cultivar Zhongwan6 chromosome 5, CAAS_Psat_ZW6_1.0, whole genome shotgun sequence window:
- the LOC127080277 gene encoding protein SODIUM POTASSIUM ROOT DEFECTIVE 2: MVKLYIGIVEFVLEPPTLLRFLSCSVVNGGPWRRAKILSYQPLCGTVIAEKPAISADIYRCCESQNRHVVEVKVGLHCDDCIKKILKAIKKIQDIETYNVDTKLNKVIVTGNVTTEQVTRVLHKIGKNATPFQEDAI; the protein is encoded by the exons ATGGTGAAGTTGTATATTGGTATTGTTGAATTTGTGTTGGAACCCCCCACATTGCTTAGATTCCTGAGCTGCAGCGTTGTCAATGGCGGTCCATGGAGGAGAGCCAAAATCCTGTCATACCAGCCGCTTTGCGGCACTGTTATAGCGGAAAAACCCGCAATATCGGCTGATATTTACCGTTGCTGCGAGTCCCAAAACCGCCAT GTCGTGGAAGTGAAAGTTGGTTTGCACTGTGACGACTGTATCAAGAAAATCCTTAAAGCCATCAAAAAAATTCAAG ATATTGAAACGTATAACGTCGACACAAAGCTGAACAAGGTTATCGTTACCGGCAACGTCACAACAGAACAAGTTACCAGAGTCCTTCACAAAATTGGAAAGAATGCAACTCCCTTTCAAGAAGATGCAATTTAG
- the LOC127080278 gene encoding uncharacterized protein LOC127080278 has product MEKSVESVFIKGLSRVVSSAKPHRHKTTQPVSPNRVTTPRTTKQDLTVKVESPKKMEPIDCRTPLAKVVADCAKRWFQDTLKEAKGGDSTMQVLVGQMYYSGYGVPRDPQKGHAWINRASKSKNSVWKVSQKQPGYRASDSDSCDLENKSTP; this is encoded by the exons ATGGAAAAATCCGTTGAATCAGTGTTCATAAAGGGATTATCACGTGTTGTATCATCCGCAAAACCACACAGACACAAAACAACCCAACCCGTATCGCCGAACCGGGTCACCACTCCCCGAACCACAAAACAAGACCTCACTGTTAAGGTGGAATCGCCCAAGAAGATGGAACCTATCGATTGTCGAACACCACTTGCCAAGGTGGTCGCCGATTGCGCCAAGCGGTGGTTCCAAGACACACTCAAGGAGGCCAAAGGTGGAGATAGCACCATGCAAGTTCTGGTTGGTCAAATGTATTACTCTGGATATGGTGTTCCTAGAGATCCTCAAAAG GGACATGCTTGGATTAATAGAGCCTCAAAAAGTAAAAATTCAGTTTGGAAAGTAAGCCAAAAACAGCCGG GTTATAGAGCAAGTGATTCTGACTCATGTGATTTGGAGAACAAATCTACTCCTTAG